The Cellulomonas sp. P24 genome contains a region encoding:
- a CDS encoding response regulator transcription factor, giving the protein MPTVLVVEDEREIRELLRRYLERAGLAVLTTGSGAEAVSLVTTGAPDLVVLDLGLPDVDGLDVLREVRDGRRVPVIVLTARSSVDDRIRGLELGADDYVTKPFSPHEVVLRVQAVLARSGGMPSSDDLVTYGGGRLRIDEPRHEAWLDGRALDLTPTEWGLLSAVASAPGRVFSRYELVNRVRGYEYAGYERTIDSHVRNLRRKLGDAGADVVETVLGVGYRLGLRRDEQ; this is encoded by the coding sequence ATGCCCACCGTGCTGGTCGTCGAGGACGAACGTGAGATCCGCGAGCTGCTCCGCCGCTACCTGGAGCGTGCGGGCCTGGCCGTGCTGACGACCGGCAGCGGTGCGGAGGCCGTCTCGCTGGTCACGACCGGCGCACCGGACCTGGTGGTCCTCGACCTCGGGCTGCCGGACGTCGACGGCCTCGACGTCCTGCGCGAGGTGCGTGACGGCCGTCGCGTCCCCGTGATCGTGCTGACCGCGCGCAGCTCGGTCGACGATCGCATCCGCGGTCTCGAGCTCGGTGCGGACGACTACGTGACCAAGCCGTTCAGTCCTCACGAGGTCGTCCTGCGCGTGCAGGCCGTGCTGGCCCGCAGCGGCGGGATGCCGTCGTCGGACGACCTCGTCACGTACGGGGGCGGGCGCCTGCGCATCGACGAGCCGCGTCACGAGGCCTGGCTCGACGGCCGCGCCCTCGACCTGACGCCGACCGAGTGGGGACTGCTCTCCGCCGTCGCCTCGGCTCCTGGCCGGGTCTTCTCCCGGTACGAGCTGGTCAACCGGGTGCGCGGGTACGAGTACGCCGGGTACGAGCGCACGATCGACTCGCACGTCCGCAACCTGCGGCGCAAGCTCGGTGACGCCGGCGCGGACGTGGTCGAGACCGTCCTCGGCGTCGGCTACCGGCTCGGGCTGCGACGGGACGAGCAGTGA
- a CDS encoding DUF2202 domain-containing protein: MRIRTRIATGIATGAVAAALIATPSLAATMSDASNGDTVGRGWRVTQQTTAGSDDATTLRTRLQDGSCDGTCDGTPLGLGMGAQYRGSTAQGAGTATSAAGAGAQYRGSMAGGAGAGAGTTAYLSTIESGTLTDAQKTELAAMAEEEKLAHDLYVAFADAFGSRPFAQIAAAETRHLTEVQVVLERYGIDDPTDGLAAGTFASASTQALYDDLLASGSASVTAAYEAARTVESTDISDLKSAMASLDAPDVTAVYTHLLAGSEQHLTAFGG; the protein is encoded by the coding sequence ATGCGCATCAGGACCAGGATCGCCACCGGGATCGCCACCGGCGCGGTCGCCGCCGCACTCATCGCCACCCCGAGCCTCGCCGCCACCATGAGCGACGCCTCGAACGGTGACACCGTCGGACGCGGCTGGCGCGTCACCCAGCAGACGACCGCAGGGTCGGACGACGCCACGACGCTGCGCACGCGACTCCAGGACGGGTCCTGCGACGGCACGTGCGACGGCACCCCGCTGGGGCTCGGGATGGGCGCGCAGTACCGCGGCTCCACGGCGCAGGGCGCCGGGACAGCCACCTCGGCTGCCGGCGCAGGTGCCCAGTACCGCGGCTCCATGGCCGGCGGGGCAGGTGCCGGGGCCGGCACGACCGCCTACCTGAGCACAATCGAGAGCGGCACGCTGACCGACGCGCAGAAGACCGAGCTCGCCGCGATGGCCGAGGAGGAGAAGCTCGCCCACGACCTCTACGTCGCGTTCGCCGACGCGTTCGGCAGCCGACCGTTCGCGCAGATCGCCGCGGCCGAGACCCGTCACCTGACCGAGGTGCAGGTCGTGCTCGAGCGCTACGGCATCGACGACCCGACCGACGGGCTGGCTGCCGGGACCTTCGCGTCCGCCAGCACGCAGGCCCTGTACGACGACCTCCTGGCCTCCGGGTCGGCGAGCGTGACCGCTGCCTACGAGGCCGCGCGCACGGTCGAGTCCACCGACATCTCCGACCTGAAGTCCGCGATGGCGTCGCTCGACGCGCCGGACGTGACGGCCGTCTACACGCACCTGCTCGCGGGGTCGGAGCAGCACCTCACCGCCTTCGGCGGCTGA
- a CDS encoding Cof-type HAD-IIB family hydrolase, protein MTRPLSPAPISPPVFDPTPDIRLIAADMDGTLLDDDDELHEHVWPLIDELHRRGIVFCPASGRQYDNLRARFAEVAGSVVFIAENGAYVVRDGHEVSSDGLDLGVVGRLVETARDLAAQGADIGVVVCGKRAAHIERNDAPFREEVDKYYLSLEVVEDLTQVDDEVLKVAVYDFGSAEETTAPAFEAFRATQQVVVSGRHWLDVMSPTANKGEGIRALQRALGVTPAQTMVFGDFLNDLEMMDAADYSFAMDNAHPRLRERARYVAPSNAENGVVRTISSVLGLTWST, encoded by the coding sequence GTGACGCGCCCACTCTCGCCCGCTCCGATCAGCCCACCGGTGTTCGACCCGACTCCTGACATCCGTCTCATCGCGGCCGACATGGACGGCACCCTCCTGGACGACGACGACGAGCTCCACGAGCACGTCTGGCCGCTGATCGACGAGCTCCACCGCCGCGGGATCGTGTTCTGCCCGGCGAGCGGGCGCCAGTACGACAACCTTCGGGCACGGTTCGCCGAGGTCGCCGGGTCTGTCGTCTTCATCGCCGAGAACGGCGCCTACGTGGTCCGCGACGGGCACGAGGTGAGCTCGGACGGCCTCGACCTCGGCGTCGTCGGCCGTCTCGTGGAGACCGCGCGCGACCTCGCCGCCCAGGGGGCGGACATCGGCGTCGTGGTGTGCGGCAAGCGTGCGGCGCACATCGAGCGCAACGATGCGCCGTTCCGGGAGGAGGTCGACAAGTACTACCTCAGCCTCGAGGTGGTCGAGGACCTCACGCAGGTCGACGACGAGGTGCTCAAGGTCGCGGTGTACGACTTCGGGTCCGCCGAGGAGACGACGGCGCCCGCCTTCGAGGCGTTCCGCGCGACGCAGCAGGTCGTCGTCTCGGGTCGGCACTGGTTGGACGTGATGAGCCCGACCGCGAACAAGGGTGAGGGCATCCGGGCGCTGCAGCGGGCGCTGGGCGTCACTCCCGCGCAGACCATGGTGTTCGGGGACTTCCTCAACGACCTCGAGATGATGGACGCGGCCGACTACTCGTTCGCGATGGACAACGCCCATCCCCGGCTGCGCGAGCGGGCCCGCTACGTCGCGCCGTCGAACGCCGAGAACGGCGTCGTCCGGACGATCTCCTCTGTTCTCGGCCTCACCTGGTCCACCTGA